One Cellulomonas taurus genomic region harbors:
- the mgtE gene encoding magnesium transporter — protein sequence MTPTTTLHTLDTLDLHDVLTVGTPRSVEIWLDTVGSRRARSDQLADLSDEQVRALVRLLRPDTARELFGTLDPHAVAEVLDVLPPAVAAGLVDSMEPDTAAEVLRAVDDDERTRLLSAMALARSAVLRGLLAWPEDSAAAQMNPEVVTVQPTQTVREAVDAIQTQSPAQDTTEVYVTNPDDDGRDVLRGVVSFRDLVLAPADQLVADLMRDDPVCVEATADQERAARLMGEHRLAALPVVDDGRLIGVLSPDDIADIMREETTEDAARQGGSEPLDVPYLRASPWLLWRKRVVWMLALFLAEMYTGSVLRAFEDELATVVALTFFVPLLIGTGGNAGTQITTTLIRAMATGEVRLRDVGRVLGKEMTTGTLIAVTMAAMAFVRAWTLGVGLEVGLTVAVSAAAIVLWASLIASVLPLVLRRIGIDPAVVSGPMIATIVDGTGLMIYFTVARLFISALG from the coding sequence ATGACGCCCACGACCACCCTCCACACCCTCGATACCCTGGACCTGCACGACGTGCTGACCGTCGGCACCCCGCGCTCGGTCGAGATCTGGCTCGACACCGTCGGTTCCCGGCGCGCCCGGTCCGACCAGCTCGCCGACCTCTCCGACGAGCAGGTCCGCGCGCTGGTCCGGCTGCTGCGGCCGGACACCGCCCGTGAACTGTTCGGCACCCTCGACCCGCATGCGGTGGCCGAGGTGCTGGACGTGCTGCCGCCGGCCGTCGCCGCCGGGCTGGTCGACTCGATGGAGCCGGACACCGCGGCCGAGGTGCTGCGCGCGGTGGACGACGATGAGCGCACCCGGCTGCTGTCGGCGATGGCGCTGGCCCGCTCGGCGGTGCTGCGTGGCCTGCTCGCCTGGCCGGAGGACTCCGCCGCCGCACAGATGAACCCCGAGGTCGTCACCGTGCAGCCCACCCAGACGGTGCGCGAGGCGGTGGACGCGATCCAGACCCAGTCCCCGGCCCAGGACACCACCGAGGTCTACGTGACGAACCCCGACGACGACGGCCGGGACGTGCTGCGCGGGGTGGTCAGCTTCCGGGACCTGGTGCTCGCCCCCGCCGACCAGCTGGTCGCCGACCTGATGCGGGACGACCCGGTGTGCGTCGAGGCGACCGCCGACCAGGAGCGGGCCGCCCGGTTGATGGGTGAGCACCGGCTGGCGGCGCTGCCGGTGGTCGACGACGGGCGGCTGATCGGGGTGCTCAGCCCGGACGACATCGCGGACATCATGCGCGAGGAGACCACCGAGGACGCCGCGCGGCAGGGCGGCAGCGAGCCGCTGGACGTGCCGTACCTGCGGGCCAGCCCGTGGCTGCTGTGGCGCAAGCGGGTGGTGTGGATGCTCGCGCTGTTCCTGGCCGAGATGTACACCGGTTCGGTGCTGCGGGCGTTCGAGGACGAGCTCGCGACCGTGGTCGCGCTGACCTTCTTCGTGCCGCTCCTGATCGGCACCGGCGGTAACGCGGGCACCCAGATCACCACCACCCTGATCCGGGCGATGGCCACCGGCGAGGTCCGGCTGCGCGACGTGGGCCGGGTGCTCGGCAAGGAGATGACCACCGGCACCCTGATCGCCGTCACCATGGCGGCGATGGCCTTCGTCCGGGCCTGGACCCTGGGCGTCGGGCTGGAGGTGGGGTTGACCGTGGCGGTGTCGGCGGCGGCGATCGTGCTGTGGGCGTCGTTGATCGCGTCCGTGCTGCCGTTGGTGCTGCGCCGGATCGGCATCGACCCGGCGGTGGTCTCCGGGCCGATGATCGCCACCATCGTGGACGGCACCGGGCTGATGATCTACTTCACGGTCGCCCGGCTGTTCATCTCCGCGCTGGGGTAG